In Actinomycetota bacterium, the sequence TTTTTCTCCTCGAGTTCCTTCATTTTCTCTTCTGCCCATTGAGTCTCACTTTTAATATCTATTTTCCAATTAGTCATCCTAGCAGCAAGTTTTGCATTGTGACCATCTTTACCAATTGCTAAAGAAACCTGATCATCTGGAACAATAACAAAAGCTATTTTTTCCTCCTCATTTGTAAAAACATCGCTAACCTTGGAAGGACTAAGAACATTTTTAACAAATTCCCCCATATTATCACTATATTTAACAATGTCTATCCTCTCTCCACCGAGCTCATCTACCACCATTCTTACTCTCGAACCTCTTTGACCAACACAAGCACCGACAGGATCAATATTATTATCATTTGATGAAACTGCAATTTTTGACCTATTTCCTGGTTCTCTTGCAACTCTATTTATTTCTACAATTCCATCGGAGATTTCTGGAACCTCAAGTTCAAATAATCTTTTTATCAAATTAGGATGAGTTCTTGATACAATAACTTGTGGACCTTTAGTAGTTTTTTTCACATCAACAATGAAGCATTTTATCCTATCACCCAATCCATATTTTTCTCCTGGAATTTGTTCTCCCTGAGGAAACAGGGCTTCTACCTTACCTAAATCAACCAATGTAAATCTCTGGTCTGTCTGACGGATGATTCCAGTCATAACTTCTCCTACCATATTTTTAAATTCCTTATACATTATCTCTCTACCAACTTCTCTAAGTCTTTGATTTAAGACATGCTTTACTGTTTGAGCTGTAATCCTGCCAAAATCTGAGGGGGTAGCTACTATCTCCTCCTTTTTGTTCTCTTCATCCTCTCCCTCAATTAATTTAAATATCCCTATGGTTCCAATTTTTCTATCAATTTCAATTCTGACATTTCTATTTGAACCATATTTTTTCCTATAAGCTGATAATAAAGCAGCCTCAAGATTCTCCAATATAGTTTCAAAAGCAATACCTTTTTCTCTCTCTATCTGTTTTAAAGCTTCAATCAGTTCATAACTCATATATATTCACCTTTATATTTTCTAAAATACCTATAAATACTATTAAAATTTATAACTTCTAATTTTATTAAGA encodes:
- the nusA gene encoding transcription termination factor NusA — translated: MSYELIEALKQIEREKGIAFETILENLEAALLSAYRKKYGSNRNVRIEIDRKIGTIGIFKLIEGEDEENKKEEIVATPSDFGRITAQTVKHVLNQRLREVGREIMYKEFKNMVGEVMTGIIRQTDQRFTLVDLGKVEALFPQGEQIPGEKYGLGDRIKCFIVDVKKTTKGPQVIVSRTHPNLIKRLFELEVPEISDGIVEINRVAREPGNRSKIAVSSNDNNIDPVGACVGQRGSRVRMVVDELGGERIDIVKYSDNMGEFVKNVLSPSKVSDVFTNEEEKIAFVIVPDDQVSLAIGKDGHNAKLAARMTNWKIDIKSETQWAEEKMKELEEKKEEEEKAKVKTKKKIKKGKEKKVKRCKAILKSGKRCTNLAKPDSNYCGLPAHKKLDTKKEN